Proteins encoded in a region of the Prochlorococcus marinus XMU1408 genome:
- a CDS encoding AIR synthase: protein MQNGPGLTISATAVAELNRQAAFTGTPGVMHIDLLDDKCGEGWKFIRIRPGKNDGVPLARADGMTLYARQDQVLFFQGLKLNYFGDLSGGGFLISTPKGAEASPCGSGFRKLSKAQ from the coding sequence ATGCAAAATGGTCCTGGATTAACAATTTCAGCAACAGCAGTAGCAGAGTTAAATAGGCAAGCTGCTTTTACTGGAACACCAGGAGTTATGCATATTGATCTACTGGATGATAAGTGTGGAGAAGGATGGAAATTTATAAGAATTAGGCCAGGAAAAAATGATGGTGTTCCCCTCGCTAGAGCTGATGGGATGACTTTGTATGCTCGCCAAGATCAAGTTCTATTTTTTCAAGGTCTAAAGTTGAATTATTTTGGTGATTTAAGTGGAGGTGGATTTCTAATTAGCACGCCAAAAGGGGCAGAAGCTTCTCCATGTGGATCAGGCTTTAGAAAACTTTCAAAAGCTCAATAA
- the queC gene encoding 7-cyano-7-deazaguanine synthase QueC has protein sequence MIEQTTIALLSGGIDSATAACIAMEAGQKVIGLSFDYGQRHLKELQAAADLAKDLNLEDHITIKIDLSSWGGSSLTDTSQIIPTKGIQKNTIPNTYVPGRNTIFVAIGLSLAEARGANRIALGINAMDYSGYPDCRPDYLEAYQDLANLSSRVGREGKGIKLWAPLLAWEKTKIFKEALRLKIPIEKTWSCYQGESKPCGRCDSCRIRDKALKEIGREDLCSQNI, from the coding sequence ATGATTGAACAGACAACAATTGCATTACTTTCCGGAGGAATTGATTCAGCTACAGCTGCATGTATAGCTATGGAAGCTGGGCAAAAAGTGATTGGATTATCCTTTGATTATGGCCAACGACATCTTAAGGAGTTACAAGCAGCCGCAGATTTAGCAAAAGATTTAAATCTTGAGGATCACATAACAATCAAGATTGATTTATCTTCTTGGGGTGGGTCCTCCTTGACCGACACGTCACAAATAATTCCCACTAAAGGCATACAAAAAAATACTATTCCTAATACTTACGTTCCAGGTAGAAACACTATCTTTGTTGCTATTGGGTTAAGTCTTGCAGAAGCTCGTGGAGCCAATCGAATAGCATTAGGCATCAATGCAATGGATTATTCTGGATATCCAGACTGTAGACCAGATTATTTAGAGGCATATCAAGATTTAGCCAACTTATCCAGCAGAGTAGGACGCGAGGGGAAAGGTATAAAACTCTGGGCTCCACTACTAGCTTGGGAAAAAACAAAAATCTTTAAAGAGGCATTACGCTTAAAAATTCCTATAGAAAAAACATGGAGTTGCTATCAAGGTGAAAGTAAACCATGTGGTAGATGTGATAGTTGTCGCATTAGAGATAAAGCATTAAAAGAAATAGGTCGAGAAGATCTATGTAGCCAAAATATCTAG
- a CDS encoding CTP synthase produces MAKFVFVTGGVVSSIGKGIVAASLGRLLKSKGYSVSILKLDPYLNVDPGTMSPFQHGEVFVTEDGAETDLDLGHYERFTDTAMSRLNSVTTGSIYQAVINKERRGDYDGRTVQVIPHITREIRERIKRVADNSGADVVISEIGGTVGDIESLPFLEAIREFKGDVNRNDVVYVHVTLLPYIGTSGEIKTKPTQHSVKELRSIGIQPDILVCRSDRPINDDLKNKIGGFCGVNSDAVIASLDADSIYSVPLALKDEGLCKEVLDCLDLNDHESDLKDWERLVHKLRNPGPSVKVALVGKYVQLNDAYLSVVEALRHACISQDASLDLHWINAENIESEGAEKLLQGMDAIVVPGGFGNRGVNGKIAAIRWAREQRVPFLGLCLGMQCAVIEWARNLAGLVDASSAELDPNSKHPVIHLLPEQQDVVDLGGTMRLGVYPCRLQANTTGQSLYNEEVVYERHRHRYEFNNSYRTLLMESGYVISGTSPDGRLVELIELKNHPFFIACQYHPEFLSRPGKPHPLFSGLIQAAQLRVPSSPSEAFNPQSKIIEKKSLEQQ; encoded by the coding sequence ATGGCAAAATTTGTTTTCGTCACTGGTGGTGTAGTTTCAAGCATTGGCAAAGGAATTGTTGCCGCAAGTCTTGGCAGACTACTGAAGTCAAAAGGGTACAGTGTTTCGATTTTGAAGCTTGACCCATATTTAAATGTTGATCCTGGGACGATGAGTCCTTTTCAACATGGAGAGGTTTTTGTAACTGAAGACGGGGCTGAAACTGATTTAGACCTTGGGCATTATGAACGCTTTACAGATACTGCAATGTCACGACTTAACAGTGTCACGACAGGTTCCATTTATCAAGCTGTTATTAATAAAGAAAGGAGAGGTGACTATGACGGAAGAACAGTTCAAGTTATCCCCCACATCACTCGTGAAATTCGCGAAAGAATTAAACGTGTAGCAGACAACAGTGGTGCAGATGTAGTGATATCAGAAATTGGAGGAACAGTTGGAGATATTGAATCTCTACCTTTTCTGGAAGCAATAAGAGAATTTAAAGGTGATGTAAATAGAAACGATGTTGTTTATGTTCACGTCACATTATTACCTTACATAGGTACATCTGGTGAAATTAAAACCAAGCCAACACAGCACTCTGTAAAAGAATTACGTTCTATCGGGATTCAGCCAGATATTTTAGTTTGTCGCAGTGATAGGCCAATTAATGATGATTTAAAAAATAAAATAGGAGGTTTTTGTGGAGTTAACTCTGATGCGGTCATAGCATCCCTGGATGCTGACAGTATTTACTCAGTACCTTTAGCACTCAAAGATGAAGGACTTTGCAAGGAGGTATTAGATTGCTTGGATCTAAATGATCATGAAAGTGATTTAAAAGACTGGGAAAGATTAGTCCATAAATTGCGCAATCCAGGCCCTTCTGTCAAAGTTGCATTAGTTGGCAAATATGTACAATTAAATGATGCCTACTTATCAGTAGTCGAAGCATTACGTCATGCGTGCATTTCCCAAGATGCATCGTTAGATCTTCATTGGATCAATGCGGAGAACATTGAATCAGAGGGAGCAGAAAAACTACTTCAAGGAATGGATGCAATTGTCGTTCCAGGAGGTTTTGGTAATCGTGGCGTAAATGGGAAAATAGCAGCTATCAGATGGGCAAGGGAGCAAAGGGTTCCTTTCCTTGGACTTTGCTTAGGTATGCAATGTGCTGTCATTGAATGGGCTCGCAATTTAGCTGGTTTAGTAGATGCATCTAGTGCCGAACTAGATCCAAATTCAAAACACCCTGTAATTCACTTGCTCCCAGAACAACAAGACGTAGTTGATCTAGGAGGAACCATGAGATTAGGAGTATATCCTTGTAGACTTCAAGCCAACACAACCGGGCAAAGTTTATACAACGAAGAAGTTGTTTACGAAAGGCATAGACATCGTTATGAGTTCAATAATTCATATAGGACTCTCCTAATGGAATCTGGTTATGTAATTAGTGGTACTTCACCTGATGGTCGATTGGTAGAGCTAATAGAATTAAAAAATCATCCATTTTTTATTGCATGTCAATATCATCCAGAATTTCTCTCTAGGCCAGGGAAACCACACCCTTTATTTAGTGGCTTGATTCAAGCTGCACAATTACGCGTCCCATCCTCACCAAGTGAAGCATTCAATCCACAATCAAAAATTATTGAAAAAAAATCTCTAGAACAGCAATAA
- the mazG gene encoding nucleoside triphosphate pyrophosphohydrolase, translating to MTNTNQINLDKKINKLLEVVSDLRDPIKGCPWDLKQTHLSLIPYVLEEAYEVAHAIREDNPNELKEELGDLLLQIILHAQIAKEKNLFDMGDIIEIITEKLIRRHPHVFQKKATVSIKEVEYSWEKIKNQERPLNNSKTPISDRLKLKIRPQPSTKAALIISKKASKNGFEWEKSDQIWEKLYEELEELKDALKADQYSKAEAEIGDVLFTLINIARWHKISIEEGLAKTNKRFLERLNYIEENIEGELHSQSKKNLEKFWELAKINLKH from the coding sequence ATGACAAACACAAACCAAATAAATTTAGACAAAAAAATCAATAAACTCCTTGAAGTAGTTTCAGACCTACGAGATCCAATCAAAGGTTGTCCTTGGGATCTCAAGCAAACTCATCTTTCGTTGATCCCATATGTTTTAGAGGAAGCCTATGAAGTTGCTCACGCAATACGAGAAGACAATCCTAACGAATTAAAAGAAGAGCTTGGAGATCTCTTATTACAAATAATTTTGCATGCTCAAATAGCAAAAGAAAAAAACTTATTTGATATGGGAGATATCATTGAAATAATCACTGAAAAGCTAATTCGCAGGCATCCACATGTATTTCAAAAAAAAGCAACAGTAAGTATAAAAGAAGTGGAATACTCATGGGAAAAAATCAAGAATCAAGAGAGACCATTAAATAACTCAAAAACTCCAATTAGTGACCGATTAAAATTAAAGATACGACCTCAACCCTCAACGAAAGCAGCACTAATTATCTCTAAAAAAGCTTCAAAGAACGGCTTCGAATGGGAAAAAAGTGATCAGATTTGGGAAAAATTGTATGAAGAATTAGAAGAATTAAAAGATGCATTAAAAGCGGATCAGTACTCCAAAGCAGAAGCTGAAATAGGAGATGTATTATTTACATTGATCAATATTGCAAGATGGCATAAAATATCGATAGAAGAAGGATTAGCAAAAACTAATAAAAGATTCCTAGAACGATTAAATTATATAGAAGAAAATATAGAGGGCGAATTACATTCCCAATCAAAAAAGAATTTAGAGAAATTCTGGGAATTAGCAAAGATTAATCTCAAGCATTAA
- a CDS encoding anthranilate synthase component I family protein yields MNNIKRILCQWKSPELVAYKLIQEWGDAGFIWLDGDGSDLGRWVTLGINPLEQFCSRGLETSKNDSNPFKILRELPPGHWTGWLSYEAASWTEPQNPWQTSSMATLWIASHDPILKFDLQKRELWLEGKDEKRISIMENFLKSTFHQKLSKAHSETTKQTERKNSIPLESWDWKLTSQEYSERVDEIKEWIAKGDIFQANLTTSCQAPLPESMRPIDVYSKLKKCSPAPFAGVIIGDQMAKGEAIISTSPERFLKALPSGEVETRPIKGTRPRDRDPEKDADWAAELICSPKDHAENVMIVDLLRNDLGRVCQPGSIKVPHLLVLESYSQVHHLTSVVKGRLNTNKTWVDLLEACWPGGSVTGAPKLRACKRLYELEPTARGPYCGSILNINWEGGLDSNILIRSLMIKESSISAHAGCGIVADSDSQKEAEEMNWKLMPLLNALT; encoded by the coding sequence GTGAATAACATTAAGCGAATACTATGTCAGTGGAAATCACCTGAGCTAGTAGCTTATAAATTGATTCAAGAATGGGGAGATGCAGGATTTATATGGCTTGATGGCGATGGGAGTGATTTAGGTCGATGGGTCACCTTAGGAATTAATCCTCTAGAACAGTTTTGTTCTAGAGGATTGGAAACTTCAAAAAACGATTCTAATCCTTTTAAAATTTTACGCGAATTACCGCCAGGGCATTGGACTGGTTGGCTGAGTTATGAAGCTGCATCTTGGACAGAGCCACAAAATCCATGGCAAACAAGTTCTATGGCAACTTTATGGATAGCCTCTCATGACCCTATATTAAAATTTGATCTTCAGAAGAGAGAGCTATGGCTAGAAGGCAAAGATGAAAAGCGCATCTCAATTATGGAAAATTTTCTAAAAAGTACTTTTCATCAAAAGCTTTCCAAAGCTCACTCTGAAACGACAAAACAAACAGAACGCAAGAATAGTATCCCCCTAGAATCTTGGGACTGGAAATTAACAAGTCAAGAATATTCTGAAAGAGTTGATGAGATCAAAGAATGGATTGCGAAAGGTGATATTTTTCAGGCTAATCTAACCACCTCATGCCAAGCCCCATTACCAGAATCTATGCGTCCAATAGACGTATATTCAAAACTTAAAAAATGCTCCCCGGCTCCATTTGCTGGAGTAATTATCGGCGATCAAATGGCAAAAGGAGAAGCTATTATATCAACTTCACCTGAAAGGTTTTTAAAAGCGTTACCCAGTGGTGAGGTGGAAACGAGACCAATCAAAGGAACTAGACCCAGAGATAGAGATCCAGAAAAGGATGCTGATTGGGCAGCAGAACTTATTTGTAGTCCAAAAGATCATGCTGAGAATGTAATGATTGTAGATCTACTAAGAAATGATCTTGGAAGAGTATGCCAACCTGGTTCAATCAAAGTCCCTCATCTACTAGTTTTAGAAAGCTATTCACAAGTTCATCATCTCACTTCAGTAGTTAAAGGTAGACTCAATACAAATAAAACTTGGGTTGACTTGCTTGAAGCATGCTGGCCAGGAGGTTCAGTAACAGGAGCACCGAAGCTTAGAGCATGTAAAAGATTGTATGAACTTGAACCAACAGCGAGAGGTCCATATTGTGGATCAATATTAAATATAAATTGGGAGGGGGGCCTTGATAGCAATATTTTAATCCGATCTTTAATGATTAAAGAATCCTCTATCAGTGCTCACGCTGGATGTGGAATTGTTGCAGATTCAGATAGTCAAAAGGAAGCTGAGGAAATGAATTGGAAATTGATGCCACTTTTAAACGCATTAACATGA
- the aspS gene encoding aspartate--tRNA ligase — protein sequence MRNKTCGELRASAIGADVQLCGWVDRRRDHGGVIFIDLRDRSGTIQITVDPDQGPNLFSIAESLRNETVLQINGLIRARPEEAINTKIPTGEIEVLAKNIKILNAVTSSLPFSVSIHDDESVKEEIRLRHRYLDLRRERMNNNLRLRHNTVKAARSFLEKEGFIEVETPVLTRSTPEGARDYLVPSRVCGGEFFALPQSPQLFKQLLMVGGVERYYQVARCFRDEDLRADRQPEFTQLDIEMSFMEEKEIIELNEKLIVNIWKKIKGIDLPTPFPRMTWQEAMDRFGTDRPDTRYGMELVNTSDLFSKSGFKVFSNAISSGGCIKCITIEDGNNLISNVRIKPGGDIFSEAQKAGAGGLAFIRVRDNEEVDTIGAIKNNLTTSQIKELLSKTNAKPGDLILFGAGTTNIVNRTLDRVRQFIAQDLKIISDNRLKAQWNFLWVTDFPMFELNSDENRLEAIHHPFCAPKPEDIGESENLWKDKLPKSNAQAYDLVLNGLEIGGGSLRIHNSELQKTVFEVIGLSKNEAEEQFGFLIDALSMGAPPHGGIAFGLDRIVMLLANEDSIRDTIAFPKTQQARCSMAKAPANVENKQLEDLHIASTWIEPD from the coding sequence ATGCGCAATAAGACTTGTGGAGAACTGCGAGCTTCCGCAATTGGCGCAGATGTTCAACTATGTGGTTGGGTTGATCGCAGGAGGGATCATGGCGGAGTAATTTTTATTGATCTCAGAGATCGCTCTGGAACAATTCAAATAACAGTTGATCCAGATCAAGGTCCGAATCTTTTTAGCATCGCTGAAAGTCTAAGAAATGAGACTGTTCTTCAAATCAATGGATTGATCAGAGCAAGACCTGAAGAAGCTATTAATACAAAAATCCCAACCGGTGAAATAGAAGTCTTAGCTAAAAATATCAAAATCCTCAATGCTGTTACTAGTTCACTCCCTTTCTCAGTTTCTATTCATGATGATGAGAGTGTTAAAGAAGAAATCAGGCTAAGACATAGATATTTGGATCTCAGAAGAGAAAGAATGAATAATAATCTTCGCTTGAGACATAACACAGTCAAAGCAGCTAGAAGTTTTCTTGAAAAGGAAGGATTTATAGAAGTTGAAACACCTGTTCTGACTAGATCAACTCCTGAAGGAGCAAGAGATTATTTAGTACCCTCACGTGTATGTGGTGGCGAATTTTTTGCATTGCCGCAATCACCACAATTATTCAAACAATTATTGATGGTTGGTGGCGTTGAGCGTTACTACCAAGTTGCACGATGTTTTCGAGACGAAGATTTACGAGCAGACAGACAACCAGAATTTACTCAATTAGATATTGAAATGAGTTTTATGGAGGAAAAGGAAATAATTGAATTAAATGAGAAATTAATTGTCAACATATGGAAAAAAATTAAAGGGATTGATCTCCCAACTCCATTCCCAAGAATGACTTGGCAAGAAGCTATGGATCGATTTGGGACTGACAGACCTGATACTCGATATGGGATGGAACTCGTTAACACAAGTGATTTATTTTCCAAAAGTGGATTTAAAGTTTTTTCAAATGCTATTTCTTCTGGTGGATGCATAAAATGCATCACCATTGAGGATGGAAATAATTTAATTAGTAATGTCCGAATAAAACCTGGTGGAGATATTTTTAGCGAAGCCCAAAAGGCTGGTGCTGGCGGACTAGCGTTTATTAGAGTTCGAGATAATGAAGAAGTCGATACTATAGGAGCCATCAAAAATAATTTAACTACCTCACAAATAAAAGAACTACTATCAAAAACGAACGCGAAACCTGGTGATCTAATACTTTTTGGTGCAGGAACTACAAATATTGTTAATAGAACCTTAGATAGAGTGCGTCAATTTATTGCTCAAGATCTAAAAATCATCTCAGACAACAGACTAAAAGCACAATGGAATTTTCTTTGGGTCACTGATTTTCCTATGTTTGAATTAAATTCTGATGAAAATCGTCTTGAAGCAATTCATCATCCCTTCTGTGCTCCGAAGCCTGAAGATATTGGTGAATCAGAAAACTTATGGAAAGACAAATTACCCAAGTCAAATGCTCAAGCGTATGATCTAGTGCTAAATGGCCTAGAAATTGGTGGAGGATCTTTAAGAATTCACAACTCAGAACTTCAAAAAACTGTATTTGAAGTCATTGGTCTATCTAAGAATGAGGCAGAAGAGCAATTCGGTTTTTTAATTGATGCACTTTCAATGGGTGCTCCTCCACATGGTGGGATTGCATTTGGACTTGACAGAATAGTTATGCTTTTAGCCAATGAAGATTCAATTAGAGATACTATTGCTTTTCCAAAAACACAACAAGCTCGTTGTTCCATGGCTAAAGCCCCTGCAAACGTAGAAAATAAACAATTAGAAGACCTCCATATAGCCTCGACTTGGATCGAGCCTGATTGA
- the speE gene encoding polyamine aminopropyltransferase codes for MNQRLRTRSDWLDEYHQGVRYGLLGNLILEETSPFQKITIFESKRYGKALLLDDCWMTAEKSEKCYHECLIHPALSCSTQIDNILIIGGGDGGSARECLKYKEVKSIDLVEIDLRVIELSKKYLPTIGGNAWSDSRLHLQIKNGIDWVKNAKENSYDVIIIDGADPIGPSKELFSNSFLTDCKRILKRGGVLATQSESPESFRQIHINIVKVLREIFDYADPMYGSVSIYPSGLWSWTFASMGKPKYMNPKKSRVNEISKNCQIWSERWQQGAFNIIPAFIERELAKT; via the coding sequence ATGAATCAAAGACTAAGGACAAGGTCAGATTGGCTTGACGAGTATCATCAAGGAGTTAGATATGGACTGCTTGGAAACTTAATACTAGAAGAGACTAGTCCTTTTCAAAAAATTACCATCTTTGAAAGCAAGAGATATGGAAAAGCACTATTACTTGATGATTGTTGGATGACGGCAGAAAAGTCTGAAAAATGTTATCACGAATGTCTTATTCATCCTGCCTTATCCTGTTCTACGCAAATAGATAATATTTTAATTATTGGAGGAGGTGATGGGGGTAGTGCAAGAGAATGTTTAAAATATAAAGAGGTTAAGTCTATCGATCTAGTTGAAATCGATCTAAGAGTGATTGAATTAAGTAAAAAGTATTTACCTACTATCGGAGGAAATGCATGGTCTGACTCAAGATTGCATTTACAAATCAAGAATGGAATTGATTGGGTAAAAAATGCAAAAGAAAATTCATATGATGTAATTATTATTGATGGCGCAGATCCTATTGGACCCTCCAAAGAATTATTCAGCAATTCGTTTCTTACAGATTGCAAGCGAATATTGAAACGAGGAGGAGTTTTAGCAACTCAAAGTGAATCACCAGAATCTTTCCGGCAAATTCATATAAATATTGTCAAAGTTCTGCGTGAAATTTTTGACTACGCAGATCCAATGTATGGATCTGTATCCATTTACCCAAGTGGTTTATGGAGCTGGACATTTGCATCTATGGGGAAGCCCAAATACATGAATCCAAAAAAAAGTCGCGTGAATGAAATCTCTAAAAATTGTCAGATTTGGAGTGAGCGATGGCAACAAGGTGCATTTAATATTATTCCTGCATTCATAGAAAGAGAGCTAGCAAAAACATGA
- the speB gene encoding agmatinase, with protein MSKSNLKDLSIFNNDGAIFMGGQRSIDQCKVSLLGVPYDGTCCFRPGARFGPSAVREDSYGIETYCPQLNLDLEDIKFADLGSLDIPLGDAKLTIDYVKDAIDILLKNNLKPLIIGGEHSITTGILKSIITNYPELIMIQLDAHADLRDEWLGSKFSHACTMKRCLEILPSKNIFQIGIRSGTKSEFLEMNNTKRLIKHTYGDNAKYLDKALKNFKGKPIYLTFDLDWFDPSIMPGTGTPEPGGYFWGDFAAIVEVLKSHNLIGADVVELSPKLDNSGISTILAAKVIRSLIMLLNK; from the coding sequence ATGAGCAAATCCAACCTCAAGGATCTATCAATATTTAATAACGATGGTGCAATATTTATGGGAGGACAAAGAAGCATCGATCAATGCAAAGTATCGCTGTTAGGAGTTCCTTATGATGGAACTTGTTGCTTTAGACCTGGCGCGAGATTCGGTCCTTCTGCTGTTAGGGAAGATAGCTATGGAATTGAAACATATTGTCCGCAATTAAATTTAGATTTAGAAGATATAAAATTTGCTGATTTAGGTTCATTAGATATTCCCCTTGGAGATGCAAAATTAACAATTGATTACGTAAAAGACGCGATCGATATTTTACTTAAAAACAATTTAAAGCCTCTTATTATTGGTGGAGAACATTCAATAACAACTGGAATTCTTAAATCAATAATTACCAATTATCCTGAATTAATTATGATTCAATTAGATGCTCACGCAGACCTTAGAGATGAATGGTTAGGTAGTAAATTTAGTCATGCTTGTACTATGAAAAGATGTTTAGAAATACTACCTAGCAAAAATATCTTTCAAATAGGAATAAGAAGTGGGACAAAATCGGAATTTCTTGAAATGAATAATACTAAAAGATTAATTAAACATACTTATGGAGATAATGCAAAATATTTAGATAAAGCTCTAAAAAATTTCAAAGGAAAACCAATCTATTTAACTTTTGATTTAGATTGGTTTGATCCATCTATAATGCCAGGTACAGGAACTCCTGAACCTGGAGGTTATTTTTGGGGAGATTTTGCAGCAATCGTAGAAGTTCTTAAATCTCACAACTTAATTGGTGCTGATGTAGTCGAACTATCTCCAAAATTAGATAATTCAGGTATAAGTACTATTCTTGCTGCAAAGGTGATACGTTCATTAATTATGTTACTAAATAAATAA
- a CDS encoding protein phosphatase produces the protein MEQISRTCIQAKAFEFALMELIYSKRDSFHPLWSVDSWVKFLIWLSLNCGLSGDKESLELFAQAMGSPLTSRMRKIFFERALEDLSLHVMADPAEAQVLIMPITIDKEIDDNDIVQALQTIGLSEKVFLSSAAWERHDSIVSIPWNVKNDI, from the coding sequence ATGGAACAAATATCTCGCACTTGTATTCAAGCAAAAGCATTTGAATTTGCATTGATGGAATTAATTTATAGTAAGCGAGATAGCTTTCATCCACTGTGGAGTGTGGATAGCTGGGTTAAATTTTTAATCTGGTTAAGTTTAAATTGTGGGCTTTCTGGAGACAAAGAAAGCCTGGAATTGTTTGCGCAAGCTATGGGTTCTCCCTTAACAAGTCGAATGAGAAAAATATTTTTTGAAAGAGCTCTAGAAGACTTGTCATTACATGTGATGGCTGACCCTGCAGAAGCGCAAGTTTTGATAATGCCCATAACTATAGACAAGGAGATTGATGATAACGATATAGTTCAAGCCTTACAAACGATTGGTTTAAGTGAAAAGGTTTTTTTATCTTCGGCTGCATGGGAAAGGCATGACTCAATAGTTTCGATTCCTTGGAACGTGAAAAATGACATTTGA
- a CDS encoding 7-carboxy-7-deazaguanine synthase QueE, with protein sequence MEPSLPVVECFHSLQGEGEHAGRSAYFIRLASCKVGCPWCDTKNSWNSELHPQQTLIDLSISTAKAQTEGAAFVVITGGEPLHHNLDHLCREIRKSTLNLEKKSIPIHLETSGVDALSGNPDWITLSPKRHSPPRLDNLLSCQELKVVIQNAEDLLFAKKMADLIKNNGKVKPQLFLQAGWENEEGQTLAIKYVKNNPDWRLSMQTHKWLGVL encoded by the coding sequence ATGGAACCATCTCTACCAGTAGTGGAATGTTTTCATTCTCTACAAGGAGAAGGAGAACATGCTGGTAGAAGCGCTTACTTCATTAGATTAGCTAGTTGCAAAGTTGGATGTCCTTGGTGTGATACGAAAAATTCATGGAATTCCGAACTTCATCCACAACAAACTTTGATAGATTTATCAATTAGCACAGCCAAAGCGCAAACAGAAGGTGCAGCTTTTGTTGTAATCACTGGAGGTGAGCCATTACATCATAATTTAGATCATCTATGCAGAGAAATTAGAAAATCTACACTCAATCTAGAGAAAAAATCTATTCCAATTCATCTCGAAACAAGCGGTGTAGATGCACTAAGTGGCAACCCAGATTGGATAACATTATCTCCTAAACGGCATTCTCCTCCACGCCTTGATAATCTGTTATCTTGCCAAGAATTAAAAGTTGTCATACAGAACGCTGAAGATTTACTTTTTGCTAAAAAAATGGCTGATTTAATAAAAAACAATGGAAAGGTTAAACCTCAATTATTTTTACAAGCAGGATGGGAAAATGAAGAAGGACAAACACTCGCAATCAAGTATGTAAAAAACAATCCTGATTGGAGATTAAGTATGCAAACTCACAAATGGCTAGGTGTACTCTAA
- the gcvT gene encoding glycine cleavage system aminomethyltransferase GcvT yields the protein MKLLQTPLHKELKELGGKMIPFANWEMPVSFAGLIEEHNAVRQNVGMFDISHMGVVQLKGKNIKSAIQNLVPSDVFRIGPGEACYTVFLKDNGGIQDDLIIYDQGILDTNEESILLVINAARKESDIEWLNLNLSKQEITISEFMPEGALIAIQGPESIRTFEKILQEPLSNLPRFGHKTITSNPNIINSQESIFIARTGYTGEEGFEFLSSPETAKSIWKSLIASGVTPCGLGARDTLRLEASMHLYGNDINLDTTPFEAGLGWLVHLEMPHDFIGRKALEKQVEDGTRKKLVGMKVLDKGIARKGYRVLHNNETVGQVTSGTWSPTLKEPIALAYVPSEIAKINTQLEVEIRGKKHPAIIVKRPFYRKGF from the coding sequence ATGAAATTACTGCAAACTCCTCTTCATAAAGAACTCAAAGAATTAGGAGGGAAAATGATCCCTTTTGCAAACTGGGAAATGCCTGTAAGCTTTGCAGGGTTAATAGAAGAGCACAATGCAGTAAGACAAAACGTTGGGATGTTCGACATATCTCACATGGGCGTTGTGCAATTAAAAGGTAAAAATATCAAGAGCGCGATACAAAATTTGGTGCCTTCAGACGTTTTTCGAATAGGGCCCGGTGAAGCATGTTATACAGTTTTTTTAAAAGACAATGGAGGTATTCAAGACGATCTAATCATTTATGATCAAGGAATTTTAGACACAAATGAAGAGAGCATACTTCTAGTTATTAATGCCGCAAGAAAAGAATCAGACATTGAATGGTTAAATTTAAATCTTTCAAAACAAGAAATCACAATATCTGAATTCATGCCCGAAGGAGCATTGATTGCCATCCAAGGTCCAGAATCAATTCGTACATTTGAGAAAATTCTTCAAGAGCCTTTATCGAATTTGCCACGTTTTGGTCACAAAACTATTACTTCTAATCCAAATATAATTAACTCACAAGAATCAATTTTTATTGCACGCACTGGTTATACAGGAGAGGAAGGTTTCGAATTTTTATCATCGCCAGAAACAGCCAAGTCAATCTGGAAAAGCCTAATTGCATCGGGAGTTACTCCATGCGGGCTTGGAGCAAGAGATACACTGCGATTAGAAGCTTCTATGCATTTATATGGCAACGATATCAACCTAGATACAACTCCCTTTGAAGCTGGCTTGGGTTGGTTAGTTCATTTAGAAATGCCTCATGATTTTATAGGTAGGAAAGCTCTAGAAAAACAGGTTGAAGATGGAACCCGAAAAAAACTTGTTGGTATGAAGGTGCTTGATAAAGGAATTGCAAGAAAAGGATACCGAGTTTTACATAACAACGAAACTGTTGGGCAAGTAACTAGCGGAACTTGGTCTCCAACATTGAAAGAACCTATAGCTCTTGCTTATGTACCTAGCGAAATTGCAAAAATAAATACTCAATTAGAAGTAGAAATTAGAGGAAAAAAACATCCTGCAATCATCGTAAAAAGACCTTTCTACAGAAAAGGTTTTTGA